Proteins from a genomic interval of Fusarium oxysporum Fo47 chromosome I, complete sequence:
- a CDS encoding UAA transporter family-domain-containing protein, with translation MVDSETNSPTWKFTQCFGDKGDVEDITEADIISTVEFDHTGNYLATGDKGGRVVLFERNETKKTCEYKFHTEFQSHEPEFDYLKSLEIEEKINKIKWCRRQNASHYLLSTNDKTIKLWKVFEKSLKVVAENNLSHDVTPGSIAGGGGAPKPLPSHQFKNAADLKLPRLTHHDTVVAAVPRRTYANAHAYHINSISVNSDGETFISSDDLRINLWNLNIQDQSFNIVDIKPANMEELTEVITAAEFHPMSCNWFMYASSKGTIKLADMRESALCDQHAKRLCTRIEEDPSSRSFFSEIISSISDVRFSHDGRYILSRDYLTVKIWDINMERQPVKTIPIHEHLRPRLCDTYENDSIFDKFEVVFSGDAKNVMTGSYNNNFMIYPSDPDKEVEVVLQADKSAFKAKKVGVPTPINASTSPTATNGKKGGSRAGSPGGQGQRMRKETDADQIDFNKKILHMSWHPFEDSIAIAATNNPISEALELPRPLMQQCSIMQYLPAMEGLWLNLSTVWSNEILVEMATEIPSHILRKRTAASDMTVLENSIRRDSASHEAPVNDLEQGSRSSVAQNIANLVAHEVGPSLLTVGVMLSLIFGGCCSNVYALEAIVNFEPSSGTLLTFVQFLFVAVTGFIAQFDKNSRFFLTPNKVPISRWIFNIVLFFTINVLNNHAFSYDISVPVHIILRSGGSITTMAAGYLYGKRYSQMQVVAVVLLTLGVILAAWSDAQAKGTSESSGRPAFSTGLVILFVAQLLSAIMGLYTEATYAKYGPQWKENLFYSHALSLPLFLPFAPSMARTFAYLMTSTPLQLPGVFGFATTKFQIPSQILFLITNVLTQYACIRGVNLLAAASTALTVTIILNIRKLVSLLLSIWLFGNKLAPGTLLGAIIVFSAGGLYSVGSRKKTPAEKGVSARANKAS, from the exons ATGGTTGATAGCGAGACGAATTCGCCCACGTGGAAGTTCACGCA GTGTTTTGGTGACAAGGGCGATGTTGAGGACATCACCGAAG CTGATATCATCTCGACGGTTGAGTTCGACCATACCGGAAACTATCTCGCTACTGGCGACAAGGGAGGTAGAGTAGTGCTCTTCGAACGCAACGAGACG AAAAAAACCTGCGAGTACAAATTTCACACCGAGTTTCAGTCGCATGAGCCCGAATTCGACTATTTGAAGTCCCTTGAGATCGAGGAAAAGATCAACAAGATAAAGTGGTGCAGGCGACAAAACGCTTCACACTATCTGTTGTCTACCAACGACAAGACAATCAAGCTATGGAAGGTGTTCGAGAAGTCGCTCAAGGTTGTGGCGGAGAACAATCTCTCTCACGATGTAACTCCTGGGAGCATTGCAGGTGGTGGCGGCGCTCCCAAGCCTTTACCGTCTCATCAGTTTAAGAACGCCGCCGACCTAAAGCTGCCTCGGCTCACACATCATGACACAGTGGTTGCCGCCGTGCCACGCCGGACATACGCCAACGCACATGCCTATcatatcaacagcatctcGGTGAACAGCGACGGAGAGACCTTCATTAGCAGCGATGACTTGCGGATTAACCTCTGGAACCTCAATATTCAGGACCAGAGCTTCAACATCGTTGACATCAAGCCTGCCAATATGGAGGAACTTACTGAAGTGATCACAGCAGCCGAATTCCACCCCATGAGCTGCAACTGGTTCATGTATGCCAGCTCCAAGGGCACCATCAAGCTTGCTGACATGCGAGAGAGTGCTCTATGCGACCAGCACGCGAAACGTTTGTGCACCCGAATT GAAGAAGACCCCTCGTCGCGATCCTTCTTTTCCGAAATCATCTCCTCTATCTCCGATGTCCGGTTCTCACATGACGGTCGATACATCTTATCTCGCGATTACCTCACCGTAAAGATTTGGGATATCAATATGGAGCGACAGCCTGTAAAGACGATACCGATCCACGAGCATCTCCGGCCACGATTGTGTGACACATACGAGAACGATAGTATATTCGACAAGTTTGAAGTTGTTTTCTCTGGTGATGCGAAGAATGTTATGACGGGCAGTTATAACAACAATTTCATGATCTATCCTTCAGACCCTGACAAGGAGGTCGAGGTGGTCCTTCAGGCGGACAAGTCGGCTTTCAAGGCGAAGAAGGTTGGTGTGCCCACGCCAATCAACGCCTCGACAAGCCCAACAGCCACCAATGGCAAGAAGGGTGGATCTAGGGCTGGTAGTCCAGGCGGTCAGGGCCAGCGAATGCGTAAGGAGACAGACGCGGACCAGATCGatttcaacaagaagatcctGCACATGAGTTGGCATCCCTTCGAGGACAGTATTGCGATTGCAGCTACGAACAAT CCAATCTCTGAGGCTCTCGAGCTGCCACGACCTCTGATGCAGCAATGTTCCATCATGCAGTACCTCCCTGCGATGGAGGGTCTCTGGTTGAATTTAAG TACGGTTTGGTCCAATGAAATCTTGGTGG AGATGGCGACCGAAATACCTTCCCACATCCTCCGCAAGAGGACAGCAGCCTCAGACATGACGGTCCTCGAGAACTCGATCCGTCGTGACAGCGCCTCTCACGAGGCTCCTGTTAATGACCTGGAGCAAGGATCGAGGTCATCTGTAGCGCAGAACATTGCCAATCTGGTGGCTCACGAGGTCGGACCTTCATTGTTGACGGTTGGTGTCATGTTAAGCTTGATCTTTGGAGGATGCTGTTCAAAT GTTTATGCTCTTGAAGCTATCGTCAA CTTTGAACCATCAAGTG GAACTCTGTTGACGTTTGTTCAATTTCTCTTCGTCGCTGTAACGGGATTCATCGCTCAATTTGATAAGAACAGTCGTTTCTTCCTTACACCTAACAAGGTTCCCATCAGCCGTTGGATATTCAACATtgttctcttcttcaccatcAATGTCCTCAATAACCACGCCTTCAGTTATGATATTTCCGTTCCAGTTCATATCATCCTTCGATCTGGCGGAAGTATCACAACTATGGCGGCAGGCTATCTATATGGCAAGAGGTATTCTCAAATGCAAGTTGTTGCCGTCGTCCTCTTGACACTCGGCGTCATCTTGGCTGCGTGGTCGGATGCTCAAGCCAAG GGTACAAGTGAAAGCAGTGGTCGTCCGGCCTTCAGCACTGGACTGGTGATCCTCTTCGTGGCTCAGCTTCTTTCGGCCATCATGGGGCTTTACACGGAGGCAACATACGCCAAATACGGCCCTCAGTGGAAGGAGAACCTTTTCTACTCGCACGCcctctctctgccgctgtTCCTGCCTTTTGCTCCGTCAATGGCACGTACTTTTGCTTATCTTATGACGAGCACCCCGTTACAACTACCAGGCGTTTTCGGCTTCGCGACCACTAAGTTCCAGATTCCCAGTCAGATCCTA